From one Leptospira licerasiae serovar Varillal str. VAR 010 genomic stretch:
- the mutL gene encoding DNA mismatch repair endonuclease MutL, translated as MGRIQELSPELINQIAAGEVIESAHSVLKEMMENSVDAGADTIEVESRDGGLTSLLLSDNGSGIEEEDIPLAIQRHATSKIRTLKDLELVSSYGFRGEALASIASVSKLTIETGTGLPTAWKVRAEKGQILSKEAIPGFQGTKILVEDLFYNTPVRRKFLKSVRSEDKKIRDKVTVQALAREDIRFRFVQDHKEIYRLPPKNKKERIIDLFGENFRDHLLEVQLEKKGWKARGYISDPDFYKSNRTGQFIFVNGRPVEIKYSSHLLKKCYDELIPPNAHPYCFLFFEVDPESIDVNVHPAKKEIRFLDEEGFNTFFLQLIQRELRSSTPVSFLELKNRLLRPEPKKMESTLYSFSGPSPAGTEQQLLGSSLYEEVKYSPSFPVEAVGPGSRLDDLTDIPIKHSEFIPKKHFGLLFETFILAEGEDGFYIIDQHTAHERIRYEEVLRKLKKKNYGIQPLLTPIRIPVSKQEAEDIKERLVEYQEVGLKLDSLGDDTMVLREVPGYFLPGHEKEIVLDFLNRTGGKEVPEPELYDLMAKCVACRSAVKKGDQLSDHLIAEMLNRLSYCENPSRCPHGRPTLVKLTREDLERMFHRR; from the coding sequence ATGGGAAGGATCCAAGAACTCAGTCCGGAACTAATCAACCAAATCGCCGCCGGCGAAGTGATAGAATCCGCTCACTCCGTTTTGAAAGAAATGATGGAGAACTCAGTGGACGCAGGTGCGGACACGATCGAAGTGGAATCCAGGGACGGAGGCCTGACCTCGCTCCTTCTTTCTGATAATGGATCCGGGATAGAAGAAGAGGATATCCCGCTTGCAATCCAAAGACATGCTACAAGTAAGATCCGTACATTAAAAGATCTTGAATTAGTTTCTTCTTACGGATTTAGAGGAGAAGCGTTGGCATCCATTGCTTCCGTTTCTAAACTCACTATAGAGACCGGAACCGGACTTCCTACCGCTTGGAAGGTGAGGGCGGAAAAAGGACAGATACTTTCCAAAGAAGCAATTCCGGGTTTCCAAGGAACTAAGATACTGGTCGAGGATCTATTCTATAATACTCCTGTTCGAAGAAAATTTTTAAAATCGGTTCGCTCCGAAGACAAAAAGATCCGTGACAAAGTAACAGTCCAGGCGCTTGCAAGAGAAGATATTCGATTTAGGTTCGTGCAGGATCATAAGGAGATCTATAGACTTCCTCCTAAGAATAAAAAAGAAAGGATCATCGACCTGTTTGGAGAAAATTTCAGGGACCACTTGTTGGAAGTCCAACTGGAGAAAAAGGGTTGGAAGGCTAGAGGTTATATCAGCGATCCTGATTTTTATAAATCCAACCGCACTGGCCAATTCATTTTTGTGAACGGAAGACCTGTGGAGATCAAGTATTCGTCTCATCTATTAAAAAAATGTTATGATGAACTGATTCCTCCGAACGCGCATCCGTATTGTTTTTTATTCTTCGAAGTAGATCCTGAATCTATAGATGTAAATGTCCATCCCGCTAAAAAAGAGATCCGTTTCCTGGACGAAGAAGGATTTAATACATTCTTCTTGCAGTTGATCCAAAGAGAACTTAGATCCAGCACACCTGTCAGCTTTTTAGAATTGAAAAACAGGCTTTTAAGACCGGAGCCTAAAAAGATGGAATCCACATTATATTCTTTCTCAGGTCCTTCTCCGGCAGGGACAGAGCAGCAACTTTTGGGTTCGTCCTTATACGAAGAAGTAAAATACTCTCCTTCTTTTCCTGTAGAAGCAGTTGGCCCCGGATCCAGATTGGATGACCTGACTGATATTCCGATCAAACATTCCGAGTTTATTCCTAAAAAACATTTCGGACTTCTATTTGAAACGTTTATCTTGGCGGAAGGAGAAGACGGTTTTTATATTATAGACCAACATACCGCTCACGAAAGGATACGTTACGAAGAAGTATTACGAAAACTGAAAAAGAAAAATTACGGAATCCAACCGCTTCTTACACCTATCCGTATCCCCGTTTCAAAACAAGAAGCGGAAGATATCAAGGAAAGATTGGTAGAATACCAAGAAGTCGGTTTGAAATTAGACTCGCTCGGAGATGACACAATGGTACTTCGAGAAGTTCCGGGATACTTTTTGCCCGGACATGAAAAAGAGATCGTGTTGGATTTTTTAAATCGGACCGGAGGCAAAGAAGTTCCGGAGCCTGAGTTATACGATCTTATGGCAAAATGTGTGGCTTGTAGATCCGCGGTTAAAAAGGGAGATCAACTTTCGGATCATTTGATAGCTGAGATGCTCAACCGTTTGAGTTATTGTGAGAATCCTTCGCGTTGTCCTCATGGAAGACCAACCTTGGTCAAATTAACCAGAGAAGATCTGGAAAGAATGTTTCATCGCAGGTAA
- a CDS encoding ArsR/SmtB family transcription factor — protein sequence MNLRRDVFQAIADPTRRAILLLVASQAMTAGAIASNFDTARPTVSRHLQILTECELLKQEQNGREIYYRLDANKMKEIADFIEPFRNMWDDRFNKLESVMKKYKSRK from the coding sequence ATGAATTTAAGAAGAGATGTTTTCCAAGCCATAGCAGACCCTACAAGAAGGGCAATACTCCTGTTAGTGGCTTCTCAGGCGATGACCGCGGGGGCAATTGCTTCAAATTTTGACACGGCCAGACCAACCGTATCCAGACATCTACAAATACTCACCGAGTGCGAATTGCTAAAACAGGAGCAAAACGGTAGGGAAATTTATTACCGATTGGATGCGAATAAAATGAAGGAAATTGCCGACTTTATAGAACCGTTCCGTAATATGTGGGACGATCGATTTAATAAACTCGAATCTGTAATGAAAAAATATAAATCAAGAAAATAG
- a CDS encoding chloride channel protein — protein sequence MDRIQTLLKNPVFILSKKNPFMLSRWSILYVLLGLFAGVFSAVFWKVLEYLTKLLAGFQGHSVILVMTLSGLGIGLLIYFLGEPGEISLVIDNIRFRGGKLDPKNNPSMSLSSLLSISSGGSAGPEAPLVQITGSFGSWFAEKLGLEGEELRSMTIAGMAAGFTSLFGSPLGGALFALEILQHRHVVEYYEALLPAFLSSCSAYFVFLFMTDMGIGPTWEFPQYVPGGIEDFQYAIGFGMAGAIVGWIFYGIFRITKFSFSKITLPVFVKTTVGGLLLGCIAYYEPLTRYFGHDQLNEIVVTKGNWIFFGTLALLKILAINITVSSGWRGGIIIPLFFVGAVAGRFFMDFFPSENESFLLICLMASVNASVTKTPISTTILLTGLTGVSNFTPVLFASLSGYFLSPKAPFISSQADSV from the coding sequence ATGGATCGGATCCAAACTCTATTAAAAAATCCAGTTTTCATCTTATCCAAAAAGAACCCGTTTATGCTTTCCAGATGGAGTATTTTATATGTGCTCCTCGGGTTATTTGCGGGAGTATTCTCCGCAGTGTTTTGGAAAGTTTTGGAATATCTAACCAAACTTTTAGCCGGCTTCCAGGGACATTCCGTAATTTTAGTCATGACTTTGTCCGGTCTTGGGATAGGCTTACTCATCTATTTCCTGGGTGAGCCTGGAGAAATTTCATTAGTAATCGATAATATTCGTTTTAGGGGCGGGAAACTCGATCCTAAGAATAATCCTTCTATGAGTTTGTCTTCTTTACTCAGTATTTCCTCCGGAGGAAGCGCTGGCCCGGAAGCTCCTCTTGTTCAGATCACTGGATCTTTTGGAAGCTGGTTTGCTGAGAAGTTAGGATTGGAAGGAGAAGAACTTAGGTCCATGACCATTGCCGGAATGGCAGCAGGATTTACTTCCTTGTTCGGTTCTCCTTTAGGTGGAGCCCTATTCGCATTGGAAATCCTACAGCATAGACATGTTGTAGAGTATTACGAAGCATTATTGCCTGCGTTTCTTTCCAGTTGTAGCGCGTATTTCGTATTCTTATTCATGACGGATATGGGGATCGGACCTACTTGGGAATTTCCACAATATGTTCCGGGTGGAATAGAGGATTTTCAATATGCGATCGGATTTGGAATGGCAGGAGCGATCGTAGGATGGATCTTTTACGGAATATTCAGAATTACTAAATTTTCTTTCTCTAAAATAACTCTACCTGTTTTCGTGAAGACCACTGTCGGCGGATTGTTACTTGGATGTATTGCCTATTATGAACCGTTGACACGTTATTTCGGTCACGATCAATTGAACGAGATCGTAGTAACTAAAGGAAATTGGATCTTTTTCGGGACCCTCGCTTTATTAAAGATATTGGCGATCAATATCACTGTTTCCAGCGGTTGGAGAGGTGGGATTATCATACCGTTATTCTTTGTTGGAGCAGTTGCCGGAAGATTTTTTATGGACTTCTTTCCTTCCGAGAACGAATCTTTTTTGCTGATCTGTTTAATGGCATCTGTGAACGCTTCCGTGACCAAGACGCCTATCAGTACTACGATACTACTCACCGGGTTGACCGGAGTTTCTAATTTTACTCCTGTATTATTCGCCTCTTTGAGCGGATATTTCCTATCTCCCAAGGCTCCGTTTATCAGTTCTCAGGCTGACTCGGTTTAA
- a CDS encoding YqaA family protein, with protein MKTESQELKNSTENVISSLVRQTLIASVILLLIVLVLARFFNERVTQVAGLFLDYTGVWGVGLSIFVADSVHVFFPPDTFLILAVAAKMPDFWVIFFASFGSLLAGGCSYSQGRFLLPKLTVFSKFIRNHEEKLEVYVKRFGFWAVVLAALTPLPYSWTSVAAGVMKMRLDHFFAAALFRIPRFILYYYLIKGGWIGI; from the coding sequence TTGAAAACCGAATCCCAAGAACTTAAAAACTCCACGGAGAATGTAATCTCCTCCTTGGTCCGACAAACATTGATAGCGAGCGTGATCTTGTTATTGATCGTTTTGGTTCTCGCAAGATTTTTTAATGAAAGAGTTACTCAGGTCGCGGGTCTCTTTTTGGATTACACTGGAGTATGGGGAGTAGGGCTTTCTATATTCGTTGCGGATTCGGTGCATGTATTCTTTCCTCCGGATACGTTTTTGATCTTGGCTGTAGCTGCAAAGATGCCTGATTTTTGGGTAATCTTCTTCGCTTCTTTCGGGTCTTTACTTGCAGGAGGATGTTCTTATTCCCAGGGAAGATTCTTGCTTCCTAAGTTAACCGTATTCTCTAAGTTTATTCGAAATCACGAAGAGAAGTTGGAAGTTTACGTAAAAAGATTCGGATTCTGGGCGGTGGTTCTTGCAGCGCTTACTCCTTTGCCTTATTCCTGGACCTCTGTCGCAGCAGGGGTGATGAAGATGAGACTGGATCATTTTTTTGCGGCGGCGCTATTTAGGATCCCTCGCTTTATTCTATATTACTATCTAATAAAAGGCGGATGGATCGGGATCTAA
- a CDS encoding replication-associated recombination protein A, with protein sequence MGSLFERAPLPHKIRPNSFAQVIGQEKAKLQLQKYKEPVSILLYGPPGTGKSTIARILGNTWKLPFVEYNAVTTGVADIKKLLERSEKEGSILLFLDEIHRFSSSQQDSLLKGVETGGIVLIGATTENPSFRITRPLLSRCQVLKLEPLGENDLLEILSRGIESLDPKPNITKEASSLLVRYSGGDARKLLSNLEGLVLSRDPGALIEASDIETFLESRVIEYDQSGESHYDVISAFIKSVRGSDPDAALFYLAMMLEGGEDPLFIARRLIILASEDIGNASVHGLPLAVAGLHALETIGMPEGRIILGQVTTFLASCPKSNASYLGIGSALSFVKERGPSLKIPNRLRNAPTATHKKEGAAQGYKYPHDFGGFVPFSYFPDDLSDNPPQFYKPTKNGMEGKIKEHLASIWKKISGKNYE encoded by the coding sequence TTGGGCAGTCTATTTGAAAGAGCACCTCTTCCCCATAAGATCAGACCTAACTCGTTTGCTCAGGTCATAGGACAGGAAAAGGCAAAGCTTCAATTACAAAAATATAAAGAGCCTGTAAGTATTCTTTTATATGGACCTCCTGGAACAGGAAAATCTACGATTGCTAGGATCTTAGGTAATACCTGGAAACTTCCTTTCGTAGAATATAACGCAGTCACCACTGGCGTCGCAGATATTAAAAAATTATTAGAGAGATCAGAGAAGGAAGGAAGTATCCTTCTCTTTCTGGATGAGATTCATAGATTCAGTTCTTCTCAGCAAGACAGTTTATTAAAGGGAGTGGAGACCGGAGGTATAGTTCTTATCGGCGCCACTACTGAAAATCCATCTTTCAGGATCACGAGACCCTTATTGTCCAGATGCCAAGTGCTCAAACTAGAGCCGCTTGGAGAGAATGATCTTTTAGAAATTCTTTCCAGAGGAATTGAATCCTTAGATCCAAAACCGAATATTACAAAAGAAGCAAGTTCTCTTTTGGTCCGTTATTCAGGAGGGGATGCCAGAAAACTTCTCTCTAATTTAGAAGGCCTTGTTCTTTCCAGGGATCCCGGAGCTCTGATAGAAGCTTCCGATATAGAAACGTTTTTAGAAAGTAGAGTCATCGAATACGACCAAAGCGGAGAAAGTCATTACGACGTGATCTCCGCATTCATCAAGTCTGTTAGAGGAAGTGATCCCGACGCCGCTTTATTCTATCTCGCAATGATGTTAGAAGGTGGGGAAGATCCGCTTTTTATCGCAAGAAGACTTATTATCCTGGCTTCGGAAGATATCGGAAATGCTTCCGTGCATGGTTTACCTTTGGCTGTAGCGGGACTTCATGCTCTGGAAACGATTGGAATGCCGGAAGGAAGGATCATTTTAGGACAGGTCACAACGTTCTTGGCTTCCTGTCCAAAATCGAACGCGTCTTACTTAGGAATAGGTTCTGCATTATCTTTCGTAAAAGAAAGAGGGCCAAGTTTGAAGATCCCCAATCGGCTCCGAAATGCTCCCACTGCCACCCATAAAAAAGAAGGAGCGGCTCAGGGTTACAAGTATCCCCATGACTTTGGTGGATTTGTGCCTTTCTCGTATTTTCCGGATGATCTTTCGGACAATCCTCCTCAATTTTATAAACCTACCAAAAATGGAATGGAAGGAAAGATCAAAGAACATCTTGCCTCTATTTGGAAAAAAATTTCCGGCAAAAATTACGAATAA
- the purM gene encoding phosphoribosylformylglycinamidine cyclo-ligase, which yields MQEDISYKSAGVDTEAGQEFVKKIKQNVESTHGPRVLGGLGGFSGAFDVSFLKNYKNPILLSGTDGVGTKVELARLFNIHDTIGIDLVAMCVNDILVSGGEPLFFLDYIACGKLIPERMERIVAGIVKGCKLSGSALLGGETAEHPGTMDPDEYDLGGFVVGAVEKEDLIDGSKIKPGDIVLGLESSGPHSNGFSLIRKLYLEGGRKLPADPELVGFLKEFALRPTRIYVQSILNLTKRAEVKGMVHITGGGFYENIPRVLPDSLAVEIHREKLPENPFFARVQKDFPSLSEKELYSTFNMGIGYIVIVSPESVSDAISALEEKGELVHKIGVITSKNKESVLFV from the coding sequence ATGCAAGAAGATATCAGTTATAAATCAGCCGGAGTCGATACCGAAGCCGGCCAAGAATTCGTCAAAAAGATCAAACAAAACGTAGAATCCACCCATGGACCTAGAGTTTTAGGTGGGCTCGGTGGATTTTCAGGCGCATTCGACGTTTCCTTCCTCAAAAATTATAAAAACCCAATATTGCTAAGCGGCACTGACGGTGTTGGAACTAAGGTTGAACTTGCTCGTTTATTCAATATACATGATACGATCGGCATAGACCTGGTCGCAATGTGTGTGAATGATATTCTTGTCTCAGGTGGAGAGCCTTTATTCTTCTTGGATTATATTGCCTGCGGAAAATTGATCCCGGAAAGAATGGAAAGGATCGTTGCAGGTATCGTGAAAGGATGTAAACTTTCCGGATCGGCATTGTTAGGCGGAGAAACCGCGGAACATCCAGGTACCATGGACCCCGACGAATACGATTTAGGCGGATTCGTGGTAGGTGCAGTGGAGAAGGAAGACTTAATAGACGGTTCCAAGATCAAACCGGGGGATATCGTTTTAGGTTTGGAATCTTCCGGTCCTCATAGCAACGGATTTTCTCTCATTCGTAAATTGTATTTAGAGGGGGGAAGAAAACTTCCCGCAGATCCGGAGTTAGTCGGCTTCTTAAAAGAATTCGCACTTCGTCCAACAAGGATCTATGTCCAGAGTATACTGAACCTGACTAAGAGAGCAGAAGTAAAAGGAATGGTGCATATTACCGGCGGAGGTTTTTATGAAAACATTCCTAGGGTTCTGCCAGATTCCTTAGCTGTGGAGATCCATAGAGAAAAACTTCCCGAGAATCCTTTCTTTGCCCGAGTCCAAAAAGATTTTCCTTCTTTGTCCGAAAAGGAATTGTATTCCACTTTTAATATGGGAATCGGATACATAGTCATCGTTTCTCCAGAGTCCGTATCGGATGCGATCTCTGCTTTGGAAGAAAAAGGAGAACTGGTCCATAAAATCGGAGTAATCACTTCGAAAAATAAAGAGTCTGTTCTTTTTGTCTGA
- a CDS encoding sensor histidine kinase, producing the protein MGIFSKKDPLFFLAVFLFFAYCTPSPKKALLENGVIDWEKSQTQGKCFRMTGEWKFAWLGTSPDTSLPKEPEKFSTSVIPGSWTKHDWPGSDEGEFPKYGKALYRVDLLSSMPVESLHLVSYDQGTNYRIIFNGKIINEVGKVGDPTEKGLELRTSYSILPPWQGTAHLDFEISNYQYRKGGLWKPPILGTPECVGRYYLDRRDLEGILCGGLFFLGLFHIFVSVFYKKDSSALILGIFSITVGLRLYSTGVRLFPEHFLVGPEIYLRTEFITWFMGMPLAQHFLLEVFPVDFGKKFLKLGYIFAGIFTLITLFTGPAIYSYLINPSYLLFVFNGACSLVVLAKAVSQKMVGAYIYLTGFIFLLFFMISEILFHAELLDSWELSGIGVGLFVLGNSLSLSSKMLSGFREREKVQEILNTNLEELVRKRTRELEFARDEAEAANKAKSEFLINVDHEVRTPMNGIVGITQMLLDSDLKPEHKEMLELLKRSGDAMMVILGSMLDASSLEKGTLYLLNKRFSLKASIYEAAMRVEDKIRKKNLDFSVTLSENLPETVEGDEERFKTMLLVLLENAEKFTVKGFIKLTGEKLQDTNLDYRLRFTVQDSGIGIPEDKLSSIFNPFQQVDSGVTKPFQGAGLGLALCKALAQKMDGDISVQSVPGKGSEFILEIALSKPEIQS; encoded by the coding sequence ATGGGAATTTTTTCTAAAAAGGATCCGCTCTTTTTTTTGGCGGTATTCTTATTTTTCGCATATTGTACACCTTCTCCTAAAAAGGCTTTATTAGAGAATGGTGTTATAGATTGGGAAAAATCCCAGACCCAAGGGAAATGTTTTCGAATGACAGGGGAATGGAAGTTTGCCTGGTTAGGTACTTCACCTGATACAAGTCTTCCCAAAGAGCCTGAAAAATTTTCTACGAGTGTAATTCCAGGTAGTTGGACCAAACATGATTGGCCGGGTAGCGACGAGGGAGAATTTCCTAAATACGGAAAAGCATTGTATAGAGTCGACTTGCTTTCTTCCATGCCTGTCGAAAGTCTTCATTTGGTTTCTTACGATCAAGGTACGAATTATAGGATCATATTTAATGGAAAAATAATCAATGAAGTGGGGAAGGTGGGAGATCCAACCGAAAAAGGATTGGAGCTACGGACTAGTTATTCTATTCTTCCCCCTTGGCAAGGAACGGCTCATCTAGATTTTGAAATTTCAAATTATCAATATAGAAAAGGAGGTCTTTGGAAACCTCCTATATTAGGTACTCCGGAGTGTGTCGGCCGTTATTATTTGGATCGAAGAGACTTGGAAGGGATCCTATGTGGCGGTCTTTTCTTCTTAGGTCTATTCCATATTTTTGTATCAGTTTTTTATAAAAAAGATTCTTCGGCTTTGATTCTAGGGATTTTTTCTATTACAGTCGGACTTAGATTGTATTCCACAGGAGTGAGATTATTTCCGGAACATTTTTTAGTGGGACCTGAGATCTATCTTAGGACCGAATTTATCACTTGGTTTATGGGAATGCCTTTGGCTCAACATTTCTTATTAGAAGTATTCCCTGTGGATTTCGGAAAAAAATTCCTGAAGTTAGGATATATCTTCGCTGGGATATTTACTCTTATTACTTTGTTTACCGGCCCAGCAATCTATTCGTATCTGATCAATCCTTCCTATTTACTCTTCGTATTTAACGGCGCCTGTTCTTTGGTTGTATTGGCAAAAGCAGTCTCTCAGAAAATGGTGGGAGCATATATTTATTTAACAGGTTTTATCTTCCTACTATTCTTTATGATAAGCGAGATATTATTCCATGCGGAACTTTTGGATTCTTGGGAGTTGAGCGGGATCGGGGTGGGATTATTTGTGCTCGGAAATTCACTCTCTTTATCTAGCAAGATGTTGAGTGGGTTCAGAGAAAGGGAAAAAGTCCAGGAGATCCTAAATACAAACTTGGAAGAATTGGTCCGAAAAAGGACCAGAGAATTGGAATTTGCAAGAGACGAAGCGGAAGCTGCAAATAAGGCAAAGAGCGAATTTTTGATCAACGTAGACCATGAGGTCCGAACTCCTATGAATGGTATCGTCGGGATCACTCAGATGTTATTGGATTCCGATCTTAAACCGGAGCATAAGGAAATGTTGGAGCTACTCAAAAGAAGTGGGGATGCTATGATGGTGATCCTAGGTTCTATGTTGGATGCTTCCAGTTTGGAAAAAGGCACATTATATCTTTTGAATAAACGTTTTAGTCTAAAGGCTTCCATTTACGAAGCCGCAATGAGGGTGGAAGATAAGATCCGCAAGAAGAACTTGGATTTCAGCGTAACTCTTTCTGAAAACCTTCCGGAAACGGTAGAAGGAGACGAGGAAAGATTTAAGACGATGCTTTTGGTCCTTTTGGAGAATGCGGAGAAGTTTACCGTAAAAGGATTTATCAAACTTACGGGAGAAAAACTCCAAGACACCAATTTGGACTATCGACTTAGATTTACGGTCCAAGATTCAGGCATCGGAATTCCGGAAGATAAACTCAGTTCTATATTTAATCCTTTCCAACAGGTGGATTCAGGAGTGACTAAACCTTTCCAAGGAGCAGGGCTTGGGCTGGCGCTTTGTAAGGCTCTCGCTCAGAAAATGGACGGAGATATTTCCGTCCAAAGTGTGCCGGGCAAAGGTTCAGAATTCATATTGGAAATCGCCCTTTCTAAACCGGAAATCCAATCTTGA
- a CDS encoding SRPBCC domain-containing protein, protein MERKTKIDAEDGRQELLITREFDLPVDLLFKAHIEPEIVEEWMGTKVLKLEGKKHGSWQFETTDPHGNKHGFNGVIHEIIAEQKIVRTFEMENSPFPPQLEFLEFESLGEEKSKLTMQIIFKSVSFRDQLLKLPFAQGINMAHNRLQEVANKLK, encoded by the coding sequence ATGGAAAGAAAAACCAAAATTGATGCAGAAGATGGAAGGCAAGAATTGCTGATCACAAGGGAATTCGATCTTCCGGTCGATCTACTTTTTAAGGCGCATATAGAACCTGAGATAGTAGAAGAATGGATGGGGACAAAAGTCCTTAAATTAGAAGGAAAAAAGCACGGGAGTTGGCAATTTGAGACCACTGATCCTCATGGTAACAAGCATGGATTCAACGGAGTTATCCATGAAATCATTGCGGAACAAAAGATCGTCCGCACTTTTGAAATGGAAAATTCTCCGTTCCCGCCTCAGCTTGAATTTTTGGAATTCGAGTCGTTGGGAGAAGAGAAAAGTAAACTTACTATGCAAATAATATTTAAGTCCGTTTCATTCAGAGACCAATTATTAAAACTGCCTTTTGCACAAGGTATCAATATGGCTCATAACAGATTACAAGAAGTTGCAAATAAATTAAAATAG
- a CDS encoding DoxX family protein: MRNKVIYWIATAWLSLGMVSTGIVQVIQMKEEVDMFAHLGYPAYLLIILGVWKLLGVIAVLVPKYPLVKEWAYAGFFFTMSGAVFSHFAAGDGAKEYFGPVLLLVLTVVSWHFRPADRKLQG; this comes from the coding sequence ATGAGAAACAAAGTAATATATTGGATCGCTACCGCTTGGCTTTCCCTAGGAATGGTATCGACTGGGATCGTACAGGTGATCCAAATGAAAGAAGAAGTTGATATGTTTGCACATCTTGGCTATCCTGCCTATTTGCTCATCATATTAGGCGTCTGGAAATTGTTAGGTGTGATTGCGGTGCTTGTTCCCAAATATCCTTTAGTAAAGGAATGGGCTTATGCCGGATTTTTCTTTACAATGTCTGGAGCAGTGTTCTCTCATTTTGCGGCAGGAGATGGAGCAAAAGAATATTTTGGCCCGGTATTATTGCTCGTACTTACGGTAGTCTCCTGGCATTTCCGACCGGCTGACAGAAAATTACAAGGGTAA